Proteins encoded within one genomic window of Effusibacillus pohliae DSM 22757:
- a CDS encoding diacylglycerol kinase, which translates to MRRRARLIYNPTSGKETMRQHLPEILDILEAAGLETSCHMTKGADDALHAAVKAAEERFDYVIAAGGDGTVNEVVNGLASVAVRPVLGILPAGTSNDLARALGLPRDLVEAAKQLAKLQVRPLDVGQANDHFFVNIAGCGRITEITYEVPSKMKTALGQLAYYMKGLEKIPQLRPIPLEVEATNFGFSGKAMLCLICNSHRVGGFEKLAPEAKLDDGLFDVIIVKHTKIPDVIRLATQALRGDHVHNERVLYFQADWLKVSSNEHVDLNLDGEYGGLLPKEFRVLKHHLQVLV; encoded by the coding sequence ATGCGGCGGAGGGCCCGGCTGATCTACAATCCGACATCCGGCAAAGAAACGATGCGGCAGCACCTGCCGGAAATCCTTGATATCCTGGAGGCGGCGGGGCTGGAAACATCCTGCCATATGACGAAGGGGGCTGACGACGCGCTGCACGCGGCCGTCAAGGCGGCCGAAGAACGCTTTGACTATGTGATCGCGGCAGGCGGTGACGGCACGGTCAACGAAGTGGTGAACGGTTTGGCGTCTGTCGCTGTACGGCCGGTGCTGGGCATTTTGCCAGCAGGCACCAGCAATGATCTGGCGCGGGCGTTGGGGCTGCCGCGCGATTTGGTGGAAGCCGCCAAACAGCTGGCAAAGCTCCAGGTTCGGCCGCTCGATGTCGGGCAGGCGAACGACCATTTTTTTGTGAATATTGCCGGTTGCGGCCGCATAACGGAAATCACCTACGAAGTACCCAGCAAAATGAAGACCGCTCTCGGCCAGCTCGCCTATTACATGAAAGGGTTGGAAAAAATCCCACAACTGCGGCCGATCCCCCTGGAAGTGGAGGCGACCAATTTCGGATTCAGCGGCAAGGCGATGCTCTGCCTGATCTGCAACTCGCATCGGGTGGGCGGATTCGAGAAGCTGGCCCCGGAAGCAAAATTGGACGACGGACTGTTTGACGTGATTATCGTCAAGCATACGAAGATTCCGGATGTGATTCGCCTGGCGACGCAGGCGCTGCGGGGAGATCATGTCCACAACGAGCGTGTGCTGTATTTTCAGGCCGACTGGCTGAAAGTGTCGTCGAACGAGCATGTCGATTTGAATCTCGACGGGGAATACGGCGGGTTGCTGCCGAAGGAATTTCGCGTGTTGAAACACCATTTGCAGGTGCTGGTCTAG